A section of the Triticum dicoccoides isolate Atlit2015 ecotype Zavitan chromosome 7A, WEW_v2.0, whole genome shotgun sequence genome encodes:
- the LOC119333017 gene encoding probable indole-3-pyruvate monooxygenase YUCCA11 — translation MENVVVLIVGAGPAGLATAACLSQFSIPYVIVERESCNASLWRNRAYDRLKLHLAKEFCKSYSGMNALVVGSGNSGMEIAYDLAAHGANTSVVIRSPIHVMTKELIRLGMTLARRLPLNLVDKLLVMAANLIFGDLSRYGIRRPKMGPMIVKSKTGRSAVIDVGTVGLIKKGIIKVQGSISKIMGDIVEFQCSKKISFDVIVFATGYKSTANIWLKNGESMFNGNGLPIKEYPNHWKGENGLYCAGLGRRGLVGIAADAKNIANDIKSVIGDMSD, via the exons ATGGAGAATGTTGTAGTGTTGATTGTTGGCGCTGGGCCAGCAGGCCTTGCAACAGCAGCATGCCTTAGCCAATTCTCAATTCCCTATGTCATTGTCGAGCGTGAAAGTTGCAACGCGTCGCTTTGGCGCAACCGCGCCTACGATCGCCTCAAGCTGCATCTTGCAAAGGAGTTCT GCAAGAGCTACTCTGGCATGAATGCATTGGTCGTTGGATCTGGCAACTCTGGAATGGAAATTGCTTATGACCTTGCGGCCCATGGTGCCAATACTTCAGTTGTTATACGAAGCCCG ATTCATGTAATGACAAAGGAATTAATCCGGTTGGGGATGACACTTGCTCGCCGCCTTCCACTGAATCTAGTGGATAAACTCCTTGTTATGGCGGCAAATTTAATATTTGGAGACCTATCGAGGTATGGCATCAGAAGGCCAAAAATGGGTCCAATGATCGTCAAGTCAAAAACCGGCCGATCCGCTGTTATTGATGTTGGCACTGTTGGGTTAATCAAAAAAGGTATCATCAAA GTACAGGGGAGCATTAGTAAGATCATGGGCGATATAGTTGAATTTCAATGCAGTAAAAAGATATCATTTGACGTGATTGTGTTTGCAACTGGATACAAAAGCACAGCAAATATATGGCTCAAG AATGGTGAGAGCATGTTCAATGGCAATGGACTGCCCATCAAAGAATATCCAAATCATTGGAAAGGTGAAAATGGGCTCTATTGTGCTGGGTTAGGAAGGAGAGGATTGGTTGGTATTGCAGCAGATGCCAAGAATATTGCCAATGACATCAAATCAGTGATAGGCGATATGTCCGACTAA